A single genomic interval of Candidatus Sysuiplasma acidicola harbors:
- the pheT gene encoding phenylalanine--tRNA ligase subunit beta, which yields MGERMPVIDIRLDELVRLSGINRDSDWFASVIPMTGASFEGMEADCMRFEFFPNRPDHYSVEGIARTLSFLHGNRKVRQYDVKTGAINLTVDRSVEAVRPVIVCAVARHVDLSNGALRSLIELQEKLHLTVGRRRRKVSIGLHNVRTVKPPFTYAAMAADEVRFTPLGMDEELSLGDIVLKHEKGREYGRIVGQGPYPVLADANGAVLSMPPIINGTVTVLDENTRDMFIDVTGTSRTACAGVLNILCSNLADRGASIESVSILRGDDSSTSPDMSFRRMQTTSRRINAVTGIKLTDDENAEHLRRMGHSAEPDGDFITAGVPPYRMDVLHEVDLAEDIAIAHGFESFGKSMPAHQTNGELLPSTKLSDVLSELMSGYGYIHCITLLLASVSSNFKMMRTEPTGVVRVLNPVTEDTEIMRTSLLPGLFRLLEANKHNELPQRVFEIGHVQTPERRLFLASLNTHPRATFSESKSLIDAIGRDLRLNLTYSESTDPRFIEGRQMRISDGVEAIGYVGEIHPEVITNFNLFNPVVGLELDVTRIQLLR from the coding sequence GAGTTCTTCCCGAACAGGCCTGACCACTACTCCGTTGAGGGCATTGCCCGGACGCTCTCCTTTCTCCACGGGAACCGGAAAGTCAGACAATATGATGTGAAGACCGGCGCAATCAATCTCACCGTTGACAGGTCTGTTGAAGCAGTAAGGCCGGTTATTGTCTGTGCGGTTGCACGCCATGTCGACCTTTCTAACGGTGCCCTCAGATCGCTCATCGAACTTCAGGAGAAATTGCATCTCACCGTGGGCAGGCGCAGAAGAAAGGTATCGATCGGTCTCCACAACGTGCGGACAGTGAAACCTCCGTTTACGTATGCGGCAATGGCTGCTGATGAAGTTCGCTTCACACCGCTCGGCATGGATGAAGAACTTTCGCTAGGAGATATTGTGCTGAAGCATGAGAAGGGCAGGGAATATGGCCGGATCGTGGGACAGGGGCCTTATCCCGTGCTTGCGGACGCAAATGGAGCGGTCCTCTCGATGCCGCCGATAATAAACGGAACTGTAACGGTGCTGGACGAAAATACCAGGGACATGTTTATCGATGTGACTGGCACCAGCAGGACTGCATGCGCGGGTGTGCTCAATATATTGTGCTCAAACCTTGCGGACAGAGGTGCTTCCATCGAGTCCGTGTCGATCCTGCGTGGCGATGACTCCTCAACATCTCCCGACATGAGCTTCAGGCGTATGCAGACAACTTCCCGGCGGATTAATGCAGTCACCGGCATCAAGCTCACCGACGACGAGAACGCAGAACACCTGAGGCGGATGGGTCACTCGGCCGAGCCAGATGGAGATTTCATCACCGCAGGCGTTCCGCCGTATCGAATGGACGTGCTTCATGAGGTGGACCTTGCGGAGGATATTGCAATAGCGCATGGTTTCGAATCGTTCGGCAAGTCCATGCCGGCGCATCAGACAAACGGCGAATTGCTTCCCTCGACGAAACTTTCAGACGTGCTATCGGAACTCATGTCCGGCTACGGATATATCCACTGCATCACGCTCCTGCTCGCTTCGGTCAGCTCCAACTTCAAGATGATGCGGACTGAGCCCACCGGTGTGGTGAGAGTACTCAATCCCGTTACCGAGGATACAGAGATTATGAGAACATCGCTGCTTCCTGGCCTGTTCAGGCTGCTCGAAGCGAACAAGCACAATGAACTTCCGCAGAGGGTTTTCGAGATAGGCCATGTTCAGACACCTGAACGCAGGCTCTTCCTCGCATCGCTCAATACGCATCCGCGCGCCACGTTTTCAGAATCGAAATCACTGATTGACGCGATAGGAAGAGATTTGAGGCTGAACCTCACATACTCCGAATCGACAGATCCGAGATTCATCGAAGGCAGGCAAATGCGCATAAGTGATGGAGTTGAAGCGATAGGGTATGTGGGAGAAATACACCCGGAAGTCATTACCAACTTCAACCTGTTTAATCCGGTCGTCGGATTGGAACTCGATGTGACGCGAATCCAGCTGCTGAGGTAG